One part of the Neodiprion virginianus isolate iyNeoVirg1 chromosome 3, iyNeoVirg1.1, whole genome shotgun sequence genome encodes these proteins:
- the LOC124299862 gene encoding coiled-coil domain-containing protein 174, giving the protein MNNSKKINVNYSSLVGLKAELLRKQTEVKDAKANAEVTSIQSKHKVRTKKSKTKKVKIEKELIDTDDIKAHKKSKLMLEAKARLYENLKRSHSNKNEHFLVDFENKPESEDEKFNSDDYEDANSDPEEDWVEYEDCFGRTRKCLRRDLSKMQKKDDFVKHEVMKKSQGDTEVEDVRPPDIVTPPKEPEIEIMRRKWEEQTEKLTEKMNIHYQDILFDEARAHGVGYYEFSQDEEMRAKQQANLDVLRKETIQKQKEMQNLKEMKDKMEQNRLKAARIRQRIRAGLPPEPTDEELVKNDEVNTDKMEIKAETEEKVESDERKIIEYRKENSLIEIENKIKAFGELLGKRTQWYEMSQEEWVYKRRKDRDEEFAPLYNNFRSSGYLESKNTDQDKDESSASLDDSLSGKNEETSESPAIIEEYGTKKTADQLDGTDNQQNHIPHSETSTDLSQITMPKQVISNADTKSSDSSGSDVIGPMPLYTESPTQHVNFQQTFATLPENMRTELSGIDFSKPPPNMQFGLTSDIFNTGPELVPTPVPPPNRDCLPMEYHLPDSTLLSSITGVDSSKRSADTSMLDNIDSQEPQHILNEDKITAGLKYLRANFEKQKHS; this is encoded by the coding sequence atgaataattcaaagaaaataaacgtgaattattcatcattaGTGGGTTTGAAAGCTGAGCTTCTGAGGAAACAAACCGAAGTTAAAGACGCGAAAGCAAATGCGGAAGTAACTTCTATACAGTCTAAGCACAAGGTTAGGACTAAAAAGTCCAAgacgaaaaaagtaaaaattgaaaaagaactAATTGACACCGACGATATAAAAGCTCACAAAAAGTCGAAGTTGATGCTCGAAGCAAAAGCTAGGctttacgaaaatttgaaaaggtCACACAGCAATAAAAACGAACATTTTCTGGTCGACTTTGAAAACAAACCAGAGTCAGAAGATGAGAAATTCAATTCGGATGATTATGAAGATGCAAACTCTGACCCGGAAGAAGACTGGGTTGAATACGAAGACTGCTTTGGACGGACAAGGAAATGCCTCCGTAGAGATTTGTCGAAAATGCAGAAAAAAGATGACTTTGTAAAGCACGAAGTCATGAAGAAGTCCCAAGGAGATACCGAAGTTGAGGATGTCAGGCCTCCAGATATTGTCACACCTCCGAAAGAGCCAGAGATTGAAATAATGCGAAGAAAATGGGAGGAGCAAACGGAAAAGTTGACtgagaaaatgaatattcattatCAAGACATTCTCTTTGACGAAGCGAGAGCCCACGGCGTTGGATACTACGAATTTTCCCAGGATGAAGAAATGCGAGCGAAGCAGCAAGCAAACTTGGATGTATTGAGAAAGGAAACcatacaaaaacaaaaggaaatgCAAAATCTAAAGGAAATGAAAGACAAAATGGAACAGAACAGGCTAAAGGCGGCTAGAATACGACAGAGAATAAGGGCTGGACTGCCCCCTGAGCCCACGGACGAGGAActcgtgaaaaatgatgagGTGAATACAGACAAGATGGAAATTAAAGCAGAAACTGAAGAGAAAGTCGAATCTGATGAgaggaaaataattgaatataggaaagaaaattcactTATCGAAATTGAGAACAAGATAAAAGCTTTTGGCGAACTGCTTGGTAAAAGAACACAGTGGTATGAGATGTCGCAAGAAGAATGGGTCTACAAGCGGAGAAAAGATAGAGATGAAGAATTTGCCCCcttgtacaataattttagAAGTTCCGGGTATTTAGAATCCAAGAATACCGATCAGGACAAGGATGAAAGCTCAGCATCGCTCGATGATAGCTTATCTGGTAAAAATGAGGAAACCTCCGAAAGTCCTGCTATTATCGAAGAATATGGCACAAAGAAAACGGCCGATCAACTCGATGGCACGGATAATCAACAAAATCATATTCCGCATTCTGAGACTTCTACAGATTTATCACAGATTACCATGCCTAAGCAAGTGATTAGCAATGCTGACACAAAATCATCGGATAGTAGTGGTTCAGATGTAATCGGACCGATGCCACTATATACCGAATCACCCACACAGCatgtgaattttcaacaaacatTCGCTACGCTGCCAGAAAATATGAGAACAGAATTATCAGGcattgatttttcgaaaccACCTCCAAATATGCAATTTGGCCTTACttcagatatttttaataCTGGTCCAGAACTGGTACCAACTCCAGTCCCACCCCCGAATCGCGATTGTTTACCTATGGAATATCATCTACCGGATTCTACATTGTTGAGCTCAATAACTGGCGTGGATTCAAGTAAACGATCAGCTGACACCAGCATGTTGGATAATATTGATAGTCAAGAACCACAGCATATCTTAAACGAAGACAAGATTACTGCTGGGCTTAAATATTTACgagcaaattttgaaaagcaaAAGCACAGCTGA
- the LOC124299863 gene encoding anaphase-promoting complex subunit 7 isoform X2, producing MSDIDIKYQIHLCLVKLKNTQEALQVLQGIPGKQRSAKVNMALAKMFQEQGMERSAITTYKEVLRECPLALNAVEGLLALGVKGIEVNSMIVNSITNSPSLEWLNIWIKGHAHIHNREYSHAITAFRSLDNANYFRDNVTLLITMGECYYFAGDDKNALTCLRRARTIEPDLTKGLDIYAAVLYKTQNTKELEKLIPAITQTSEYTAEQYIAMAYALYAARKFSRASTLIVQAINLSPYSIEAIILWGNILIDQKKYQEALHHFRKAALLKPHRYEPHKGLVDCYVGMHRLREALNIASTGCKLLGHTPRALTLYSSVLMKDPVSVGKAKNLLEKALSQEESFLPAVYLLAEIYEQEMNLEAAIELLERQVEILPTSKFHQMLGDLWARIHNQEKALDHYAIALNLDPCNRRALEGLHRLDSTSTKLESTYYMTVGDEHADTTYDVGDGLPDTDNDEGADESETEAVWSDMDLEANSQ from the exons ATGTCGGACATAGACATTAAATATCAAATACATTTGTGCTTGGTCAAGCTCAAAAATACCCAAGAAGCCTTGCAAGTACTTCAGGGAATACCTGGCAAGCAAAGATCCGCAAAA gtGAATATGGCTCTGGCAAAAATGTTCCAAGAACAAGGAATGGAAAGATCAGCAATTACGACATACAAGGAAGTTTTACGAGAATGTCCATTGGCTCTTAACGCAGTGGAAGGACTCCTTGCTCTGGGTGTAAAAGGGATCGAAGTAAATTCCATGATTGTTAACTCTATAACCAATTCACCAAGTCTGGAGTGGTTGAACATCTGGATCAAAGGACACGCACATATTCACAATCGTGAATACAGTCATGCAATTACAGCATTCCGGTCACTCGATAATGCCAATTACTTTAGAGACAATGTTACCTTGTTAATAACAATGGGTGAATGTTACTATTTTGCTGGTGACGATAAAAATGCCTTGACGTGTTTGCGACGGGCCAGAACTATAGAACCTGATTTGACGAAAGg cCTTGACATATATGCCGCTGTGTTGTACAAGACGCAAAACACCAAGGAGCTTGAGAAATTAATCCCAGCTATAACACAGACTTCCGAATACACAGCTGAACAATATATAGCTATGGCTTATGCTTTGTACGCTGCGCGAAAATTCAGTAGAGCAAGTACCCTGATTGTACAAGCGATAAACCTGAGCCCCTATAGTATCGAAGCAATTATATTATGGGGAAATATTCTTATCgatcaaaaaaaatatcaagaggCATTGCACCATTTTAGGAAAGCTGCTCTACTCAAACCACATAGATACGAACCACACAAAGGACTCGTTGATTGTTATGTTGGAATGCACAGACTTAGGGAAGCACTGAATATCGCCAGTACAGGCTGTAAATTACTGGGACACACGCCTCGGGCTCTGACG CTTTATTCGTCGGTTTTGATGAAGGACCCTGTATCAGTTGGCAAAGCGAAAAACTTGTTGGAAAAAGCATTGAGTCAAGAAGAGTCATTTTTGCCGGCTGTTTATTTGTTGGCTGAAATATACGAACAGGAGATGAACTTAGAAGCTGCTATTGAATTACTTGAGAGACAAGTAGAAATATTACCTACCTCTAAATTTCATCAGATGCTTGGCGATTTGTGGGCTAGAATTCACAATCAAGAAAAAGCATTGGATCATTACGCCATCGCCTTGAA TTTAGATCCATGTAATCGACGGGCTCTGGAAGGGCTGCATCGGTTAGACAGTACTTCAACGAAACTGGAATCGACTTATTATATGACTGTAGGTGACGAACATGCAGATACAACTTATGATGTAGGAGATGGTTTGCCAGATACAGACAATGATGAGGGAGCTGACGAAAGTGAAACAGAAGCAGTTTGGTCTGACATGGATCTGGAAGCGAATAGTCAATAG
- the LOC124299860 gene encoding apoptosis-inducing factor 3 isoform X1, producing the protein MSDKKPEKNEPGQSQNCSQCNKPKPPNPYDLYNVANCCCSCQPESSDFVEAVVCNENEIKDNEMKSLPLGEDGGKILLIKQGGELHALGWKCSHYGAPLATGALGEGRVRCPWHGACFNIKTGDIEDYPGLDSLPCYKVSVDQNGGIRVRAKRKELETNKRTKEMSVLKSDNLSTIVIAGGGPAAATCAETLRQEGFTGRIVMVCKESALPYDRPKLSKAMDVDVEKIALRSQFFYNEHNIETLLGKEVIGLNTNEKTVKLNTNENLRYDYLFVATGSKPKLPDLPGIDLANIFVVRNYVDSAAIFAQLSPEKHVVLLGLGFIGMEAAAYCVGKCASVTVVGRATAPFKAVFGQEIGDRIKREFEAKGVRFILENGIARFLSNNGGSSLQQVELLDGTFLECDIAILGVGSTLNTEWLKETQLQRLADGSIVTDRFLKTNVDNVYAGGDVAYAPVYSSGNMPAAIGHYGLAHYHGKIAALNIAGKETPLKVVPFFWTMLFGRSYRYAGYGRPTGVKIVGSLEDFKFFAYYFKDGKVISMSSSGRDPIVADFANLLYEGRQLTQEEVERDPLGWMPHKPQDLIPAVSTPDIKSKGLGTGNMSRRDYHTYAIVPPKLYTIENCIKRAQYCKQISNYSRCLRFVKSFVR; encoded by the exons ATGAGTGACAAAAAGCCTGAGAAAAATGAGCCTGGGCAAAGTCAAAATTGCTCTCAGTGCAACAAGCCTAAGCCACCAAATCCTTACGATTTATATAATGTAGCAAACTGCTGTTGCTCCT GTCAACCGGAGAGTTCAGATTTCGTTGAAGCAGTTGTCTGCAATGAGAATGAAATCAaggataatgaaatgaaatcattGCCTTTGGGCGAAGATGGTGGTAAGATTTTACTGATCAAGCAAGGCGGAGAGCTGCACGCCTTAGGATGGAAGTGCTCTCATTATGGAGCGCCTTTAGCCACTGGCGCTCTGGGTGAGGGTCGAGTAAGATGTCCGTGGCACGGAGCATGCTTCAACATAAAGACTGGTGACATAGAAGACTATCCTGGCTTGGACTCTCTACCATGCTACAAG GTTTCTGTAGATCAAAATGGTGGCATAAGAGTGCGTGCCAAGCGCAAGGAGCTGGAAACAAACAAGCGGACTAAGGAGATGAGTGTGCTTAAGAGTGACAATCTATCGACTATTGTGATTGCTGGAGGGGGTCCAGCTGCTGCAACTTGCGCCGAAACTTTGCGCCAAGAAGGGTTCACCGGGCGCATAGTCATGGTTTGCAAAGAATCTGCTTTGCCGTATGACAGACCAAAACTTTCCAAGGCAATGGATGTTGATGTAGAAAAGATTGCACTCAGGTCCCAATTCTTTTATAATGAACATAACATTGAAACTTTGCTTGGTAAAGAAGTTATAG GATTGAATACCAACGAAAAGACCGTTAAGCTAAACACTAATGAAAATTTGAGGTATGATTATCTGTTTGTTGCGACTGGAAGCAAACCAAAGTTACCTGATCTGCCTGGCATCGATCTAGCAAACATTTTCGTTGTACGGAATTATGTAGACAGTGCTGCAATTTTCGCGCAACTTTCTCCTGAGAAACATGTCGTGCTGCTGGGACTTGGTTTCATAGGCATGGAAGCAGCTGCCTATTGCGTTGGCAAGTGTGCTTCGGTTACAGTCGTCGGTCGCGCTACCGCGCCTTTCAAAGCTGTTTTTGGACAAGAAATTGGTGACAGAATTAAAAGagaatttgaagctaaag GTGTACGCTTCATCTTGGAGAACGGCATTGCTCGTTTCTTGTCAAACAATGGTGGTTCTTCTCTTCAACAAGTTGAGTTACTGGACGGGACATTCCTCGAATGCGATATTGCTATTCTGGGAGTCGGTTCTACACTCAATACAGAATGGCTAAAGGAGACGCAGTTGCAACGGCTTGCAGACGGTAGCATAGTCACGGACAGG TTCCTCAAAACAAACGTGGACAATGTATATGCCGGTGGTGACGTTGCATATGCTCCTGTATATAGTTCTGGAAATATGCCAGCAGCAATAGGACATTACGGCCTAGCTCACTACCACGGAAAAATTGCTGCTTTGAATATAGCGGGCAAAGAAACACCTTTGAAAGTAGTGCCCTTCTTCTGGACCATGCTATTCGGTCGAAGTTACAGATATGCAG GATATGGCAGACCAACTGGGGTAAAAATTGTTGGATCTCTTGAGGACTTCAAGTTCTTTGCATACTATTTCAAGGATGGCAAAGTCATTTCAATGAGTAGTTCGGGAAGAGATCCCATTGTGGCAGATTTTGCCAATTTGCTGTACGAAGGAAGGCAGTTGACTCAAGAAGAAGTGGAAAGAGATCCACTGGGTTGGATGCCCCACAAACCAcaagacttgattccagcagTCTCTACACCAGACATTAAGTC GAAAGGGTTGGGTACTGGAAATATGTCGAGGAGAGATTACCACACGTACGCAATAGTACCTCCTAAACTGTATACAATTGAAAACTGTATAAAACGTGCACAATACTGTAAACAAATCAGTAATTACTCAAGGTGTTTGCGTTTTGTTAAGAGTTTTGTTCGTTAG
- the LOC124299863 gene encoding anaphase-promoting complex subunit 7 isoform X1: MSSLYEQIKMLYDQELYSNVIALANFILSLSDHNSELLPPQAKFLTYVHCADSYFHLSKYRKAESLYKKSLQFRKCLLKSKGATKPPPDGQKELMSDIDIKYQIHLCLVKLKNTQEALQVLQGIPGKQRSAKVNMALAKMFQEQGMERSAITTYKEVLRECPLALNAVEGLLALGVKGIEVNSMIVNSITNSPSLEWLNIWIKGHAHIHNREYSHAITAFRSLDNANYFRDNVTLLITMGECYYFAGDDKNALTCLRRARTIEPDLTKGLDIYAAVLYKTQNTKELEKLIPAITQTSEYTAEQYIAMAYALYAARKFSRASTLIVQAINLSPYSIEAIILWGNILIDQKKYQEALHHFRKAALLKPHRYEPHKGLVDCYVGMHRLREALNIASTGCKLLGHTPRALTLYSSVLMKDPVSVGKAKNLLEKALSQEESFLPAVYLLAEIYEQEMNLEAAIELLERQVEILPTSKFHQMLGDLWARIHNQEKALDHYAIALNLDPCNRRALEGLHRLDSTSTKLESTYYMTVGDEHADTTYDVGDGLPDTDNDEGADESETEAVWSDMDLEANSQ; the protein is encoded by the exons ATGTCGAGTTTATACGAGCAGATAAAAATGTTGTACGATCAGGAGCTGTATTCAAATGTGATCGCTCTA gcaaatttcattttatcgcTAAGCGATCACAATAGCGAGCTTCTTCCACCGCAGGCAAAATTCTTAACGTATGTTCATTGTGCCGATTCGTACTTTCATCTTTCCAAGTACCGGAAGGCTGAATCGCTGTACAAGAAGTCCTTGCAGTTTCGTAAATGCCTTTTGAAATCTAAAGGTGCTACTAAACCGCCGCCTGATGGACAGAAAGAACTCATGTCGGACATAGACATTAAATATCAAATACATTTGTGCTTGGTCAAGCTCAAAAATACCCAAGAAGCCTTGCAAGTACTTCAGGGAATACCTGGCAAGCAAAGATCCGCAAAA gtGAATATGGCTCTGGCAAAAATGTTCCAAGAACAAGGAATGGAAAGATCAGCAATTACGACATACAAGGAAGTTTTACGAGAATGTCCATTGGCTCTTAACGCAGTGGAAGGACTCCTTGCTCTGGGTGTAAAAGGGATCGAAGTAAATTCCATGATTGTTAACTCTATAACCAATTCACCAAGTCTGGAGTGGTTGAACATCTGGATCAAAGGACACGCACATATTCACAATCGTGAATACAGTCATGCAATTACAGCATTCCGGTCACTCGATAATGCCAATTACTTTAGAGACAATGTTACCTTGTTAATAACAATGGGTGAATGTTACTATTTTGCTGGTGACGATAAAAATGCCTTGACGTGTTTGCGACGGGCCAGAACTATAGAACCTGATTTGACGAAAGg cCTTGACATATATGCCGCTGTGTTGTACAAGACGCAAAACACCAAGGAGCTTGAGAAATTAATCCCAGCTATAACACAGACTTCCGAATACACAGCTGAACAATATATAGCTATGGCTTATGCTTTGTACGCTGCGCGAAAATTCAGTAGAGCAAGTACCCTGATTGTACAAGCGATAAACCTGAGCCCCTATAGTATCGAAGCAATTATATTATGGGGAAATATTCTTATCgatcaaaaaaaatatcaagaggCATTGCACCATTTTAGGAAAGCTGCTCTACTCAAACCACATAGATACGAACCACACAAAGGACTCGTTGATTGTTATGTTGGAATGCACAGACTTAGGGAAGCACTGAATATCGCCAGTACAGGCTGTAAATTACTGGGACACACGCCTCGGGCTCTGACG CTTTATTCGTCGGTTTTGATGAAGGACCCTGTATCAGTTGGCAAAGCGAAAAACTTGTTGGAAAAAGCATTGAGTCAAGAAGAGTCATTTTTGCCGGCTGTTTATTTGTTGGCTGAAATATACGAACAGGAGATGAACTTAGAAGCTGCTATTGAATTACTTGAGAGACAAGTAGAAATATTACCTACCTCTAAATTTCATCAGATGCTTGGCGATTTGTGGGCTAGAATTCACAATCAAGAAAAAGCATTGGATCATTACGCCATCGCCTTGAA TTTAGATCCATGTAATCGACGGGCTCTGGAAGGGCTGCATCGGTTAGACAGTACTTCAACGAAACTGGAATCGACTTATTATATGACTGTAGGTGACGAACATGCAGATACAACTTATGATGTAGGAGATGGTTTGCCAGATACAGACAATGATGAGGGAGCTGACGAAAGTGAAACAGAAGCAGTTTGGTCTGACATGGATCTGGAAGCGAATAGTCAATAG
- the LOC124299860 gene encoding apoptosis-inducing factor 3 isoform X3 yields the protein MSSIEGCQPESSDFVEAVVCNENEIKDNEMKSLPLGEDGGKILLIKQGGELHALGWKCSHYGAPLATGALGEGRVRCPWHGACFNIKTGDIEDYPGLDSLPCYKVSVDQNGGIRVRAKRKELETNKRTKEMSVLKSDNLSTIVIAGGGPAAATCAETLRQEGFTGRIVMVCKESALPYDRPKLSKAMDVDVEKIALRSQFFYNEHNIETLLGKEVIGLNTNEKTVKLNTNENLRYDYLFVATGSKPKLPDLPGIDLANIFVVRNYVDSAAIFAQLSPEKHVVLLGLGFIGMEAAAYCVGKCASVTVVGRATAPFKAVFGQEIGDRIKREFEAKGVRFILENGIARFLSNNGGSSLQQVELLDGTFLECDIAILGVGSTLNTEWLKETQLQRLADGSIVTDRFLKTNVDNVYAGGDVAYAPVYSSGNMPAAIGHYGLAHYHGKIAALNIAGKETPLKVVPFFWTMLFGRSYRYAGYGRPTGVKIVGSLEDFKFFAYYFKDGKVISMSSSGRDPIVADFANLLYEGRQLTQEEVERDPLGWMPHKPQDLIPAVSTPDIKSKGLGTGNMSRRDYHTYAIVPPKLYTIENCIKRAQYCKQISNYSRCLRFVKSFVR from the exons ATGTCATCGATAGAAGGAT GTCAACCGGAGAGTTCAGATTTCGTTGAAGCAGTTGTCTGCAATGAGAATGAAATCAaggataatgaaatgaaatcattGCCTTTGGGCGAAGATGGTGGTAAGATTTTACTGATCAAGCAAGGCGGAGAGCTGCACGCCTTAGGATGGAAGTGCTCTCATTATGGAGCGCCTTTAGCCACTGGCGCTCTGGGTGAGGGTCGAGTAAGATGTCCGTGGCACGGAGCATGCTTCAACATAAAGACTGGTGACATAGAAGACTATCCTGGCTTGGACTCTCTACCATGCTACAAG GTTTCTGTAGATCAAAATGGTGGCATAAGAGTGCGTGCCAAGCGCAAGGAGCTGGAAACAAACAAGCGGACTAAGGAGATGAGTGTGCTTAAGAGTGACAATCTATCGACTATTGTGATTGCTGGAGGGGGTCCAGCTGCTGCAACTTGCGCCGAAACTTTGCGCCAAGAAGGGTTCACCGGGCGCATAGTCATGGTTTGCAAAGAATCTGCTTTGCCGTATGACAGACCAAAACTTTCCAAGGCAATGGATGTTGATGTAGAAAAGATTGCACTCAGGTCCCAATTCTTTTATAATGAACATAACATTGAAACTTTGCTTGGTAAAGAAGTTATAG GATTGAATACCAACGAAAAGACCGTTAAGCTAAACACTAATGAAAATTTGAGGTATGATTATCTGTTTGTTGCGACTGGAAGCAAACCAAAGTTACCTGATCTGCCTGGCATCGATCTAGCAAACATTTTCGTTGTACGGAATTATGTAGACAGTGCTGCAATTTTCGCGCAACTTTCTCCTGAGAAACATGTCGTGCTGCTGGGACTTGGTTTCATAGGCATGGAAGCAGCTGCCTATTGCGTTGGCAAGTGTGCTTCGGTTACAGTCGTCGGTCGCGCTACCGCGCCTTTCAAAGCTGTTTTTGGACAAGAAATTGGTGACAGAATTAAAAGagaatttgaagctaaag GTGTACGCTTCATCTTGGAGAACGGCATTGCTCGTTTCTTGTCAAACAATGGTGGTTCTTCTCTTCAACAAGTTGAGTTACTGGACGGGACATTCCTCGAATGCGATATTGCTATTCTGGGAGTCGGTTCTACACTCAATACAGAATGGCTAAAGGAGACGCAGTTGCAACGGCTTGCAGACGGTAGCATAGTCACGGACAGG TTCCTCAAAACAAACGTGGACAATGTATATGCCGGTGGTGACGTTGCATATGCTCCTGTATATAGTTCTGGAAATATGCCAGCAGCAATAGGACATTACGGCCTAGCTCACTACCACGGAAAAATTGCTGCTTTGAATATAGCGGGCAAAGAAACACCTTTGAAAGTAGTGCCCTTCTTCTGGACCATGCTATTCGGTCGAAGTTACAGATATGCAG GATATGGCAGACCAACTGGGGTAAAAATTGTTGGATCTCTTGAGGACTTCAAGTTCTTTGCATACTATTTCAAGGATGGCAAAGTCATTTCAATGAGTAGTTCGGGAAGAGATCCCATTGTGGCAGATTTTGCCAATTTGCTGTACGAAGGAAGGCAGTTGACTCAAGAAGAAGTGGAAAGAGATCCACTGGGTTGGATGCCCCACAAACCAcaagacttgattccagcagTCTCTACACCAGACATTAAGTC GAAAGGGTTGGGTACTGGAAATATGTCGAGGAGAGATTACCACACGTACGCAATAGTACCTCCTAAACTGTATACAATTGAAAACTGTATAAAACGTGCACAATACTGTAAACAAATCAGTAATTACTCAAGGTGTTTGCGTTTTGTTAAGAGTTTTGTTCGTTAG
- the LOC124299860 gene encoding apoptosis-inducing factor 3 isoform X2 yields MGGRSGKSFSPNKAKRSGETSPPKKGQPESSDFVEAVVCNENEIKDNEMKSLPLGEDGGKILLIKQGGELHALGWKCSHYGAPLATGALGEGRVRCPWHGACFNIKTGDIEDYPGLDSLPCYKVSVDQNGGIRVRAKRKELETNKRTKEMSVLKSDNLSTIVIAGGGPAAATCAETLRQEGFTGRIVMVCKESALPYDRPKLSKAMDVDVEKIALRSQFFYNEHNIETLLGKEVIGLNTNEKTVKLNTNENLRYDYLFVATGSKPKLPDLPGIDLANIFVVRNYVDSAAIFAQLSPEKHVVLLGLGFIGMEAAAYCVGKCASVTVVGRATAPFKAVFGQEIGDRIKREFEAKGVRFILENGIARFLSNNGGSSLQQVELLDGTFLECDIAILGVGSTLNTEWLKETQLQRLADGSIVTDRFLKTNVDNVYAGGDVAYAPVYSSGNMPAAIGHYGLAHYHGKIAALNIAGKETPLKVVPFFWTMLFGRSYRYAGYGRPTGVKIVGSLEDFKFFAYYFKDGKVISMSSSGRDPIVADFANLLYEGRQLTQEEVERDPLGWMPHKPQDLIPAVSTPDIKSKGLGTGNMSRRDYHTYAIVPPKLYTIENCIKRAQYCKQISNYSRCLRFVKSFVR; encoded by the exons ATGGGTGGAAGGAGTGGAAAAAGCTTTTCACCAAACAAGGCAAAACGTAGTGGGGAAACATCGCCACCAAAGAAAG GTCAACCGGAGAGTTCAGATTTCGTTGAAGCAGTTGTCTGCAATGAGAATGAAATCAaggataatgaaatgaaatcattGCCTTTGGGCGAAGATGGTGGTAAGATTTTACTGATCAAGCAAGGCGGAGAGCTGCACGCCTTAGGATGGAAGTGCTCTCATTATGGAGCGCCTTTAGCCACTGGCGCTCTGGGTGAGGGTCGAGTAAGATGTCCGTGGCACGGAGCATGCTTCAACATAAAGACTGGTGACATAGAAGACTATCCTGGCTTGGACTCTCTACCATGCTACAAG GTTTCTGTAGATCAAAATGGTGGCATAAGAGTGCGTGCCAAGCGCAAGGAGCTGGAAACAAACAAGCGGACTAAGGAGATGAGTGTGCTTAAGAGTGACAATCTATCGACTATTGTGATTGCTGGAGGGGGTCCAGCTGCTGCAACTTGCGCCGAAACTTTGCGCCAAGAAGGGTTCACCGGGCGCATAGTCATGGTTTGCAAAGAATCTGCTTTGCCGTATGACAGACCAAAACTTTCCAAGGCAATGGATGTTGATGTAGAAAAGATTGCACTCAGGTCCCAATTCTTTTATAATGAACATAACATTGAAACTTTGCTTGGTAAAGAAGTTATAG GATTGAATACCAACGAAAAGACCGTTAAGCTAAACACTAATGAAAATTTGAGGTATGATTATCTGTTTGTTGCGACTGGAAGCAAACCAAAGTTACCTGATCTGCCTGGCATCGATCTAGCAAACATTTTCGTTGTACGGAATTATGTAGACAGTGCTGCAATTTTCGCGCAACTTTCTCCTGAGAAACATGTCGTGCTGCTGGGACTTGGTTTCATAGGCATGGAAGCAGCTGCCTATTGCGTTGGCAAGTGTGCTTCGGTTACAGTCGTCGGTCGCGCTACCGCGCCTTTCAAAGCTGTTTTTGGACAAGAAATTGGTGACAGAATTAAAAGagaatttgaagctaaag GTGTACGCTTCATCTTGGAGAACGGCATTGCTCGTTTCTTGTCAAACAATGGTGGTTCTTCTCTTCAACAAGTTGAGTTACTGGACGGGACATTCCTCGAATGCGATATTGCTATTCTGGGAGTCGGTTCTACACTCAATACAGAATGGCTAAAGGAGACGCAGTTGCAACGGCTTGCAGACGGTAGCATAGTCACGGACAGG TTCCTCAAAACAAACGTGGACAATGTATATGCCGGTGGTGACGTTGCATATGCTCCTGTATATAGTTCTGGAAATATGCCAGCAGCAATAGGACATTACGGCCTAGCTCACTACCACGGAAAAATTGCTGCTTTGAATATAGCGGGCAAAGAAACACCTTTGAAAGTAGTGCCCTTCTTCTGGACCATGCTATTCGGTCGAAGTTACAGATATGCAG GATATGGCAGACCAACTGGGGTAAAAATTGTTGGATCTCTTGAGGACTTCAAGTTCTTTGCATACTATTTCAAGGATGGCAAAGTCATTTCAATGAGTAGTTCGGGAAGAGATCCCATTGTGGCAGATTTTGCCAATTTGCTGTACGAAGGAAGGCAGTTGACTCAAGAAGAAGTGGAAAGAGATCCACTGGGTTGGATGCCCCACAAACCAcaagacttgattccagcagTCTCTACACCAGACATTAAGTC GAAAGGGTTGGGTACTGGAAATATGTCGAGGAGAGATTACCACACGTACGCAATAGTACCTCCTAAACTGTATACAATTGAAAACTGTATAAAACGTGCACAATACTGTAAACAAATCAGTAATTACTCAAGGTGTTTGCGTTTTGTTAAGAGTTTTGTTCGTTAG